GAATTAGCAACTGCTATTGAAGGGATGTTAGGATGTAGTGATGGCGATATTGATGGCGATGTTAATTTTGATAAAGAAATGACAAAGGAACTTAAATGTATTAATAGACTTTTCATTAAAAATGGATATCAGCCTCCTTCTAACGTGTAGAGGGCAAAAAAAACAATTGTTGCCAACATGCCGCATATAAGAAGCGTAAGCTTCGCATATGCTTTTTATGTGCTGTTGGCTACTGTTGTTTTTAAAGCGATGGCAACTTTGAGAGGTACGAACAAAAATATATACAACAATTTAACACAATGTCACCATGGATAAAAAAATAGCAATAATTGGATTAAATGGTATAGGTAGAGTTGAAGCTATAAAACTTCTTAAAGAAGAATGTAAAAGCGTTGTTATTAGCCCTATTGATTTTGAAAAATTAAGCGATTGGGTTGAGCCTTATAAAGGAGAAGAAATAACTACTAAAAAATACAAAGAAGGTAAAGTGAACTCTTTTGTATTTAAACCCAAGGAATATAAAGATTATCCAACAAAAGGGAGTAAATACCACAAATAACAGGTAGATGGCAAAAAAACAATTGTTGCCAACACCGGCTATGAGTACCCTTTTGCATAAAAGGTACTTATAGCATGTTTTGTCTGCAGGTTATCACAACCTTTTATTAAATCCGATCTAGTTTAGAAACAAACAGGTCGGATTCTTTTTTGCAGTCCAGAATACATTTATCTAACACGCTTAAATAATAAGCACGCTCCTCTCCTATTGCATCACTCCTGTTTATTTGCTCCAGAATATCTCTTTGAATTCTGTTCAGTAATATTGTTTGCTGCAGATTTATATAATCACTTTCAAACCCAAACAAATCATTTTTAAAAGCTTCTGTAAAACTTTTTAAATGTTTATTAGTAAAGTACTCGCAAACTTGTTTTATAGTCTCCTGGTTCATTTATATAATAGCACGAAGCACTTCGTCCTCGTTAACATTTTAAGAATTAAGCAAATTAAAGTTTATCATATACCTTGTTTTTCTCTTTTCCCCCTGCACCCCCTATTATTAAAAAAAGAGACAGGTGCTTTTGTGTGAAAAAACGTAAACCATATATAATAATCTTCTTTTTTTAGTTAAAAAACATAATAATAATTAGAAAAAACTGTGCTTTTGTGCTTTTAATTATAAATACTTAAAAACCAATACATTAAAAAAGCATTTTTTGAGTACTTTTCAGCACTTTAGCACAATTACAATGTTTTAAACAGTAAAAAAACAGGTGTCCTTTTACCAATCATCCTTTACAATTATTATTGTAATATGGGATTAGACACTAGAAATACAGCCTTATTTAACAACATCAAAACGGTGTATTTACAATCTGTAAAAAACGGACTGTTAGGTAATTTTCAGCAAGTATATGCTACCTATACAAAAACAGTATTTACAAGTCAACCTGCTAACACAGATAACGGAATTGTATACAATACAAAGTTACAAGTTCTGTATCCTGGTTTATCATCAACAGATTTTCAAGCCTTTCATAGTTTATTGTTAGATGAATATTTTGTAATCATTCTAACAGCTACCAATGATTATTATGAAATATGTAGTAGGCAAAACCCACTAGAACTAAGCGTAGATTTTGATATTAACAAAGGAACTACCCTTGTGTTTTCTGGAAACCAAATATTACCACCCAACAACATTGCAATGTTAGATAATGAATCTATTGATCTGGCTTGCTCACTAAACATTAATTTATAATGAGCTTAAAGAAACTTTTATTCGAACAAAAAGAAGGAATCGTAGAAAAAAAGGTTAGAAAGAACCAAGTTTGGGATGATGATTTAAACGATATTCTTAACAACTACAACACTTCACTTGTAGAAATTTTAAGTAAGTTAACTGGGCAAACTTTTACTGAAGACGAAAAAGAAATAGACCTTAGTACTTTGCCTACTACTGCAAAAAACTTTTTAGGATCTATTATTGAGTTAAAGTTATATTTAGATGATAAAATATACATTTTAACTTCAGCTATTGAAAACCTTAATACAGGAGAAACTGCCAAATATTTTGATACCAGAGCCGATGCTACTGCGTATTGGACTTTGTTAGATGGAGCAGGAAATACTCCTGCAGAAACTTTTAAATTCCAAATTGGGGATACGGAATATCACAGATTTGATGCTTCTGTAACTCCAGAGAGAACAACTAAGGTTGGGGATGTTATTCAGCTAACAGATGATGCAAATGATGTAGATCAAGATAAGGGAGCGAAGGTTAGTATTGTAAAAGAAAACAGGAGTAGAATAGAGTTAATAAATGATGCTACTACTATTACAACTGGTAAAAACTTACTAGATTCTCGACCTAGCAATATGATTGATGGTTATAGAATTAAGGTTGCTTTAACAGGTTATGACCCTATTGGGGCAGCTACATTGATTGCGACTAAACCTATTCGTTTGGAATATGGGGAAACCTATTTTATTAGTGGTGATGGTTTGGCTCACGAAACCCCTAGAGCGTTGTTTTTAGAGAGTCCTGTAGTTACTAATGGTATTGTTTCTGGAAGTGCTGTAAGTGCTAATATGACAGAGATAACAGGAGGTTATACATTTACGGCTAATGATGCCGATAGGTTATGGTATTCTGTCGATGTTAATACTGTGTCGAATGGTAGTAATATTATAGACGGAGTGATTCAGCTTGAAAAAACAGCGATAACAGGTTATGAAGCGTATTATAATGTACTATCAACAGATACTAAGAGTAATAAAGAAATAGTTTCTGAACTTGATTCTGTATCTGAAAAAATAGTGACAGGTAAGAATTTGTTTGATTCGAGAGAAACAAATATGAAAACAGGTTTTAGAGTAAATGCCGCATCTACTCAATTCGACCCAAACTCAGGAACTAATTTAGTAGCAGTTAAGCCTATAAAATTAGAGTATGGCAAAACATATACTATTAGCGGTAATGGTTTAGCATGGGGAGCTTCTCCGCGTTCATTTATGGCAAGTAGTGAGTCTGCAACAACAGGTACAACTACTGTGTTTACACCTGTTACAAATGGATTTAGATTTCAAGTTACTGATGAAGATGAAGTATTTTTTACAATAGATTTAAATACTACTACAACAGGCGGAAATGATGTAAGTGGTGTTGTAATGCTAGAAGATGGTAGTGAAGTAACAGAATATGAAGATTATTATTTAAAATTCTCAACAGATGAAGAATTAGGAGTTGATGCTGTTGCTGTTAATAAGATTCACAACATTGTTCCTGTTATTCAAGATACTCATAAGAAATTCCCTTTATTTTTTAATCACAATTTAAAACGTGATAAAAATATAAATGTAGTATTACTAGGAGATAGCATAACTGCAAGAGATTATCACACTACTTATTTTAGTGAGGAAGAACAAACAAAACGACCTCCTTTGATGGTTAGTAAAAATATAGGGTCTGCAATTTTTGACAAATTAACGTGGCAAAATGTTGAGTATTCGAGATGGGATAGGTCTAGCGAGTTTACAGAATCAGCAGCTACATTTGTAACTGTGGAATCAAATAATCTACCATCACAAGGAATATCACAAGGTAATGGTTCGGGTGGCGATGAGTGGTATGACATAGGAGATAGACCATCTGATACAAGAATTTATACAGGTACAGCATTAGCAAGTGTTGAATTTACTATACCTGAAGATTTCTATACTTTTAACTGGATTTATAGAACTGATTTAAAAGGTTGTGAAAATGTTACTGTTACAGTTGATGAGGGTAACGGAAAAGTAGAAGTCTTTAATGGTTCTACATGGGTTGAAGCTAATGGTTATGTAATGTCGATGCGTCATCCTGGTGCTGTTGCGAATAGAATCAATACTAAATTTCAAGAGCGTTTAAGGTTTAGAACTTGTGATGTATATGATGGTGGTAGTTTTGATGAGCGTACAGGCTCTAAGACTATTACTTTAACTAAAAATAGTAGTGATAGTAGATTTTTGTATTGGGGGATTGAGAAATCAAAAGAGCCTTATATTGTTACAGTTATTAACTCTGCAAGAGGTGGAGAGAATATTGCAAGTATGCTTCCTGCAATGAATGATGATTTTTACGATTGGACGGAAACTCCTAATAGTTTTACTTTTTTAATTCACGAAATCTATTTTAATCAAGGTCAAAATGTATATAATGATAGTAAGTCTATTAATGATTTCTTAAATGAATGGGATGATTATTTCTATTCAGAATCTAACTCTTATTCATTTAGAGAGAAAAGCAAGGTATCGACTATTCCATGGCAGAAATACGAAGCCTTACAATGGAATCCAAACTTTACAGTGGGTGGCGGTGGAATTTCAACCACAGAACCTTATGGTTTTAAGACTTGGGATAATGCTACTGACCATCAAAAAACTATACTTGATAACTTTATGTGTTATCTATATCAATATACAGACACGTATAGCGATGAAGTAGGTGTTGCAATGGTAAATACAACTAAAGCATTACTCAATGAAGCTAAGGCTAAGTTTGGGGATGAGTGGTATAAAGCATTTCAATCCACAGGAGTAAAAGGAGAAAGCTTCTTAAATGATATTACACACCCTAACGATTATGGAGTAAAAGTTATTTCTAGTTTTATTAATGCATGGTTCGAGAATAGCTTTATTTAAAAATAACAAACCCCTAGTCTTTAATTAGGCTAGGGTTAATATCAAAATCACATGAACCAAAACTGTTTTCAAATATATTTTTATCCTGTTTTTAAATACGTAAAAAGCGGTTGGATAGTGGCTTCGGAAAATAATGGAGTTGCAATTTTTAAAAGTTCCTTTTGGATTACTTTTTACCAAATCATTAAGCATATTTATGGTATTGAAGTTTTTGGAGTGGATAATCTATTAATATTATTAGTACTACTTACTATTTGGGTAGATGCTAGATATGGTATTAAAAAATCTAAAAAACAATCCAAAATGGCTTTTTTAGAATCAAAAAACTATGCGATTGGAAGTCCAGAACATAAAAAGTTTTTAAGGATTTATGAACTAAAAAAGTTTCAGTTTAAAAAATTACAATACACCTTTTTTAAGTGTTTTACTTTTTTGGCTTATTTGTTTTTTGTGAATCATTTTTTAAAAAGTGACACAGATGGAACCGTAGCCGAAATATTAGGTTTTACGGCTGCAGTAGCATTAAGAATTCCATTGCTTATTTTTTGGTATTTAGACGTAAAAAGTATAGGAGATAACTCAGAATTTGTATATGAAAAGAAAGCCCCAATATTTAAAATTATTGATGATGTTTTAGGATGGCGAATTAAAAAACTACAACACAATGACTAACGTAAGAAACTAAAACAGACAACAATGTTAAAAACACATGATATTTGTTAAAACCAAACCTTACCAAATAACAAGGTAAAACGCTATATTTGAGTACTATGAATTTAGAGAAAACAAGAATAACTCCTTTTCCTTTTCCAGATCATTTGGCTCAATTTTTAATGAGTCAGTTAAATACACCTGTGGAATATATAAATGGTGTACAAACCAAAGCTTTACATATTAAAAACGATAGAATTTTATGCAAAACTATTATTCGTTCTTTAAAAAAAAGTGACAGGCCAATTGTAGTAAAAGAAGGAATTACCCTTTACGTTTCTTTTTCTAAACACGTTAGAAGACACGACAAAGCATGTGAGGAAGCTAGATTTACAGATATGTATTTGCCTCCAGAAGCAATTACTTATATTACAGAATTTTTTGAAACTTTATTTCGCTTATGTTTGGTAAACTATATTGATGGAGCCAAATTTGGAAATGATTACAAAAAAGGAAAACATCACAAGAGCATAAATGAGTTTATGAAAAAATACAAACTCCAAAACTCTCCAACTGCTTTTGAAAAATACAATCAAATGTATAAAAGAGCAAAAAGAACCTCTAAATCCATTGTAAACACTACGTTTTAATAAAAAAGAGACTAACGCGACCCTAAATTTCAGCCAAAATCCTACAAAATTTACTAATAAACACAAATTTTCTAAAAGCCTTATAAATAAAGGCTTTTTTTTGTGTCCTTTTGTAAAACCCCCTTAGCAATTATCATTGTAGTATATAAAATACTGCAATGTCAGAAAATAAAAACTTATTAGCCTTTACAGAGTGGAAATGGGCGGTTTCTCCAGAAGCCTTTTTGGCCTTTAAACCCTATTTCAATTTTTTAATTAATGGAAGTGCAGCTGTTTCAGATATCCATCAGAAAATAGAAGCTCGTTATGTTAGATCTGTTATAGATGGTTCTGGAAACGAACGTGGTTATTCTGCAGAAGAACCTGTGGCCGATGCTATTGGAGTAGTAAGAATTACAGGACCTATTATTAAATATGGAAACTGGTATATGTGGGGAGCAGATGAATTGGTGGCCATGCTACACGCTTTTGATAAAGACCCTAACATTAGAGCTATTGTAATTGTAATAGATTCTGGAGGAGGAATGGTTAGTGCTGCAGCACCTTTTAAAGACTTTTATGCACAAAAAACCAAACCTGTAATTACTATTGGAGATACTTGTGCCTCTTTAGCTGTTTGGTTGCGTTGTGGTGCCGATTACAATTTTGCGGACAATGATATTTCTGCACAATTTGGAAGCATTGGTATTGTAGCCAATTTTATGTCTTTTAAAAAATACTACGAAGAATTAGGTATTAAAGAACATGTTATTTACTCCACCCATTCCGAAGACAAAAACAAAGGTTTTGATATGGCTATGGAAGGTAAGTATGATTTAATTAAGGAAGAACACTTAGATCCGTTGGCTTTAAAATTTAGAGCACACGTAACAGCAAGTTTACCAAACCTAAAAACAGACACTCCAGGTTTATTAACAGGTAAAATGTTTTATGCAGATGATTCTTTAGATATAGGATTGGTACACGAAATAGGAAACTTAAACCAAGCCATTAATAAAGCACATGATTTAGCAGACCAATACGAAGCCAAACAAATACAGAACCGATTTAATAACTAAATAATAATAAGATGAACAAAAAGAAAATCTTAGCCTTTGTAAACAGAGTTTTGGGAACAAACTTTGCCGAAGGTGACCAAGTAAACCCTACGGATGCACAAATGCAACAACTAGATGCTGCTTTTCCTGAAGCTTCAGGAACTGCCAAACAAGTAATTGCGTTTTTAAATGCTAAAGAAAATGAAAACGATAACATTACTGCAGAAATCGTTTCTTTTTTAGCAGAAAACCAACCTACACCTACAGCAACTACAGCAGAAGGAGCTGAAGGAGAAGGAGAACCAACAGGAGCTGCTCCTGCTACAGCAGAAAACCAATTAACCACAGCAGAAGCAATTCAGCAACTAATGGCAGGGTATAAAACTTTAGCAGAAAGAAATACCGAATTAGAAGCAGAAAACAAATTGTTAGGAGAAGAACCAGAAGTAGACACTCCTGTTGCTACTGTAACAAAACCCAATACCCAAGCAATGGCTTTACCAAAACACACCACTACTGCCTTATTTGGTAGTAAATCTCCATTTATGGCTATTGCCGATAAACCATGGAATAGTAACGCAGCAGCAGTTGCTAAAGACGGAATGGAAGCTTTTAAAGCAACCAACTGGGATTCTAGTTTAAACGTAGAAAAGTTAAACGAAGATTTTGGTGCGTATGCTAGAAAGTATTTACCAAAAATTATTGACTTTTTCAAAGATGGTTTAGACTTACCTTCAAACTGGGATGTTATTTCTGGAGTATCTGATGAACTTGCATACACTGCTTTGTTAAATGGAGAAATCACACAAGGGAATTCTAGTGGTTTTAAAGCCAAAAACAAATCAAAATTTGTTGCCATTAAAGGGAAAGTATTCGATATCAAAATTGATATGGAATGGTCAGGTGCAGAACTTAAAAAGTTAGAAAAAACTTGGATTGCAAATTCAATTTTAGACAACAACGGTTCAGACCCTTACAAAATGAGTTTTGTTGCTATGTTGGCAATGAAATTATTAGAAAAAGCACGTTCTGAAGATAAACTAAGATTTATCAAAGGTGTTTATTTTGATAATGATTTGTTAGCTAAACCAGGTGCTTCTATTAATGGTATGAATGGATTATTTAAAGTGATTCAACAAAACATGGGTGTTCACTTCTTACCATTTGATTTGCCAGAAATTACTTCTGCAAATATTTATGATGTGTATGAGCAAGCTGCATTGTTAATTCCAGAAAACAGAAGAAACGACTTATTGCAATGGAACCACTCTAAATTAATGCAAAAATGGTACAAAGCAGCTTACAGAGTTAAGCATGGTTTAGAAAATGATTTTGATGGAGAAGTAGACCATATTGATGGATATCCAAACATGAGGTTTGTAGTAGTTCCTCAATACGAAGGAACAACATTCTTTAATGTTACCACTTGGGATAACATTAAAATGTTAATGGATGAACCAGGAGAAGAAAACATGTTAACTTTTGAAAAAGCTAAACGTAACGTTTGTGCTTTTACAGACTACAAGTTAGGAGCACATGTTGAAATTTTTGGAGCTAAATTAAACGATAGTGATCCATTAGATTACAATAACCAATTATTCTGGTGTAACAACCCTAAAGGATTGTTAGATAAAGTATCTATTCCACAAGCTGCCAATGTAGCAACAGTAGATGTTAAAAATCATAACATAGTGGTTATTGGTGATGAAAACACAGCTGCAACAAACATTACAGCATTAGAAAATGCTACAGTAGGAACAGTGTATGTGTTAAAAGGAAACACTACAACTAACCAAAGTACTGTTAAAAACGGTGCAAACTTAGTGTTAGGTTCAGACTGTGTGTTAACACCAACTACTGAATTGCATTTAATTGCACAAGATGGAGGTAAGTTTATTGAAGTAGATAGAAAAGATTTATCTGCCTCTACAACAATTGTAACCTTAGCTGCAGATGCTACTACTGCAGATGCAAATAACGGTGATGAGTTTAAAACATCTGCAAATACAGGAGCAACTGCTATTACAGATATTGAAAACGCAATTGCAGGAGAATACTACACTATTAGAGGTGGTTCAGATACCAATTCTACAACCATTGCCAATAGTGGTAAATTTAGTTTAACAGCTACCATGACTTTAGCTAATAATACATTTATTGAAGTGTATTACACAGGTTCTAAGTTTGTAGAAGTAAAACGAGGATAGCAAAACAAAACTCCTCTTAACAGGGGAGTTTGTTTTTTTGTTTAACTATTAATAAAATCAAAAATGGCTTATATATCAAAAAACTTAAACAGACCATCAAAAAACAGTGCTGGTACTAGAGAGAAATTCAACACTTACGTGTCGTTTGTTCCTTTAGATGTTATTAAAAAAGACCCAGAGACCGATGATAACGGCGTTAAAACTGTAGAAGACTTGGTTTTAAATGCGGGGGAATATGCAGAAAAAATATATGCATCTCCTTCTAGTATTAAAATCACTAAAACATCTGATGGTGATGAAGATGCTATTGGATGGACAACTGGTGTAGAATTTTCTCATCCTGGTGATGAACTAGAAAAAAACGAGTTTGAACAAAACAGAACCAACGTACCAGGTATTATTATTGTAGGTTTTAACCAATGTGGACCAAACCCTTTTGCTAAAATTATTGGAGATTGTTCTGCTCCTGTTTATTTAAAAGTAGAAGGGCAAAATGATAATGAGGGTACTAAAAGTTTATTCAAGTTTGAACAAACTGTAAAATCTACAAGCGTACCTAGATTTCATTATGGAAACATCCCTTTTGAAACACCTGTAGATACTGTAGCTGCCGATGCTACTACTATAGATGCTAGTGCAGGAAATGGAGAATATCAATTACAAGATGGTTCTGCT
Above is a genomic segment from Wenyingzhuangia fucanilytica containing:
- a CDS encoding S49 family peptidase; its protein translation is MSENKNLLAFTEWKWAVSPEAFLAFKPYFNFLINGSAAVSDIHQKIEARYVRSVIDGSGNERGYSAEEPVADAIGVVRITGPIIKYGNWYMWGADELVAMLHAFDKDPNIRAIVIVIDSGGGMVSAAAPFKDFYAQKTKPVITIGDTCASLAVWLRCGADYNFADNDISAQFGSIGIVANFMSFKKYYEELGIKEHVIYSTHSEDKNKGFDMAMEGKYDLIKEEHLDPLALKFRAHVTASLPNLKTDTPGLLTGKMFYADDSLDIGLVHEIGNLNQAINKAHDLADQYEAKQIQNRFNN
- a CDS encoding FimV family protein is translated as MNKKKILAFVNRVLGTNFAEGDQVNPTDAQMQQLDAAFPEASGTAKQVIAFLNAKENENDNITAEIVSFLAENQPTPTATTAEGAEGEGEPTGAAPATAENQLTTAEAIQQLMAGYKTLAERNTELEAENKLLGEEPEVDTPVATVTKPNTQAMALPKHTTTALFGSKSPFMAIADKPWNSNAAAVAKDGMEAFKATNWDSSLNVEKLNEDFGAYARKYLPKIIDFFKDGLDLPSNWDVISGVSDELAYTALLNGEITQGNSSGFKAKNKSKFVAIKGKVFDIKIDMEWSGAELKKLEKTWIANSILDNNGSDPYKMSFVAMLAMKLLEKARSEDKLRFIKGVYFDNDLLAKPGASINGMNGLFKVIQQNMGVHFLPFDLPEITSANIYDVYEQAALLIPENRRNDLLQWNHSKLMQKWYKAAYRVKHGLENDFDGEVDHIDGYPNMRFVVVPQYEGTTFFNVTTWDNIKMLMDEPGEENMLTFEKAKRNVCAFTDYKLGAHVEIFGAKLNDSDPLDYNNQLFWCNNPKGLLDKVSIPQAANVATVDVKNHNIVVIGDENTAATNITALENATVGTVYVLKGNTTTNQSTVKNGANLVLGSDCVLTPTTELHLIAQDGGKFIEVDRKDLSASTTIVTLAADATTADANNGDEFKTSANTGATAITDIENAIAGEYYTIRGGSDTNSTTIANSGKFSLTATMTLANNTFIEVYYTGSKFVEVKRG